Proteins from a genomic interval of Marinifilum sp. JC120:
- a CDS encoding molybdenum cofactor biosynthesis protein yields the protein MDISKKIAELKQDPEFAENVGMILIHNGIVRGWSRGTREEVTGIEIKADHDKIEQIRKEHEQLPGIYKIVTHANEGSFKPGDDLLFLIVAGDIRENVKECLSSLLDRVKTEAFSKKEILA from the coding sequence ATGGACATTTCAAAAAAAATAGCTGAGCTCAAACAAGATCCGGAATTCGCCGAAAATGTAGGCATGATCCTGATCCACAACGGAATCGTCCGCGGCTGGTCGCGGGGAACCCGTGAAGAAGTCACCGGCATCGAAATCAAGGCTGACCACGATAAGATTGAACAAATCCGCAAGGAACACGAGCAACTCCCCGGAATTTATAAAATCGTTACCCATGCCAACGAAGGCTCTTTCAAGCCGGGCGACGACCTACTCTTCCTCATCGTAGCGGGTGACATTCGTGAAAATGTCAAGGAGTGCCTTTCCAGCCTGCTCGACAGAGTCAAGACCGAAGCCTTCAGCAAGAAAGAAATTCTCGCTTAA
- a CDS encoding glycosyltransferase family 2 protein — MDRLNNMPKVSVIIPTYNRAERVCRAVDSVLDQKFTDFECLIVDDGSTDDTAKRLAEYDDPRLKVVQQENRGVSAARNVGISASQGEFIALLDSDDEWVPEKLQKQVPFMEEGRFEISQTDEIWIRKGKRVNQCKKHEKPEGMFFDRSLEMCMVSPSCVIFSRKFWDELGPFDEDMPACEDYDLWIRAGLKYPVGLLRERLTVKHGGRPDQLSNSVGCLDLYRIYAIVKLLHAGNLSGDEYDMALAELQRKAGFYIGGCRKRGRDGQAAKMERLMQDVATGKTVVPAEIIKI, encoded by the coding sequence TTGGATAGGTTAAATAATATGCCCAAAGTATCTGTAATTATACCAACTTACAATCGGGCGGAGCGGGTTTGCCGGGCGGTTGATTCTGTGCTTGATCAGAAATTTACGGATTTCGAATGCCTGATTGTGGATGACGGTTCTACAGATGATACAGCGAAAAGGCTGGCGGAATATGATGATCCCCGTTTGAAGGTTGTTCAGCAGGAGAATAGGGGTGTTTCAGCAGCACGCAATGTTGGAATATCCGCTTCACAGGGTGAATTTATTGCTTTGCTGGATTCTGATGATGAATGGGTGCCGGAAAAATTGCAAAAGCAAGTGCCTTTTATGGAAGAGGGTCGTTTTGAAATCAGTCAGACCGATGAAATCTGGATTCGTAAGGGCAAACGGGTCAACCAGTGTAAAAAGCACGAAAAGCCGGAAGGAATGTTTTTCGACCGTTCACTTGAAATGTGTATGGTCAGCCCTTCCTGTGTGATCTTCAGCCGCAAGTTCTGGGATGAATTGGGGCCGTTCGACGAAGATATGCCTGCCTGCGAGGACTACGACCTTTGGATCAGGGCCGGACTTAAATATCCGGTAGGTCTTTTGCGTGAGCGTTTGACGGTAAAGCACGGCGGGCGTCCTGACCAATTATCCAACAGCGTAGGGTGTTTGGACTTATACAGAATCTACGCTATAGTTAAGCTGCTTCATGCAGGAAATCTCTCCGGGGATGAATATGACATGGCTCTTGCTGAATTACAGCGTAAGGCCGGTTTTTATATCGGCGGATGCAGGAAGCGGGGACGTGACGGGCAGGCTGCAAAAATGGAGCGGCTGATGCAGGATGTTGCGACCGGGAAGACGGTTGTGCCTGCTGAAATAATTAAAATATAA